In a single window of the Nitrospira sp. MA-1 genome:
- a CDS encoding SH3 domain-containing protein, with protein MMTSTIGTVFTPEQPSRWNVLFAQEPDKDLEFDEGLEEDDLNQSKPPSRKPLFWIVLLLVIGGVAYWALNSNTFLPQETATETTAITRNQKGNESKIGMKDPTFHENQQVTLTNILGRSLLMGDPANATPGPIVKLGETLTILDGAYQPTGWVYQVRTQTGKTGWISADKLEPQAKK; from the coding sequence ATGATGACCTCGACAATCGGTACGGTGTTCACCCCAGAACAACCTTCTCGATGGAACGTGCTCTTTGCCCAGGAGCCTGATAAAGATTTGGAATTCGACGAAGGATTGGAAGAGGACGACCTCAACCAATCCAAGCCTCCTTCAAGGAAACCGCTTTTCTGGATCGTCCTTTTATTGGTGATTGGTGGAGTAGCGTATTGGGCCCTCAATTCAAATACCTTTTTGCCCCAAGAGACCGCCACTGAGACAACTGCCATCACCAGGAATCAAAAGGGTAATGAATCCAAGATTGGAATGAAAGATCCAACCTTTCACGAGAATCAGCAGGTAACACTTACGAATATTCTTGGAAGGTCCTTGTTGATGGGAGATCCTGCTAACGCCACGCCTGGTCCCATCGTGAAATTAGGAGAAACATTAACGATTCTGGATGGAGCATATCAGCCAACCGGATGGGTCTACCAGGTTCGAACACAAACGGGAAAAACAGGCTGGATCTCTGCCGATAAGCTCGAACCACAGGCAAAAAAATAG
- a CDS encoding FAD-dependent oxidoreductase, which translates to MTRHILILSGNLPGLLTAFRLVPYGFRITILEHHRSFSPTTSSPQFSESKEPEPPTSFQHLMTQPSPLILPRFYHATWALFQELAFEHTAQSIQPVELEFGTSEGLTETLSNPHGITTLHPMIRLAGFRGLPWADRWRLINFLEKKWEDPHSPDHHPDMLTVESWLNSTQQSTLARQRIWNPFCRLFLGCDVAQASLEYFLEVLSRFWLSKPNGPETFLASPDMLDHLQQQLKGVLLGKGVTFYPLNEITLIQADTERIQAIVLDKGERLTADIYVSPLSPPELLRLLPERAPARFSSFSHLAHLQESSGTTVRFTLNDTFLPPRLILNSGVFDWITSQAVRNADGARTSITGINLTPSPSSGHTDDWLKETVWPHIKNMLHISPEQSFPSGKPPVTYSAYPYLPCLAGFRTFRPLPHTPIPNLFLAGPWTASLLPPSLESTVLSASACARAVTEWVQTSSH; encoded by the coding sequence GTGACACGCCACATTCTGATACTGAGTGGAAATCTGCCCGGATTACTCACGGCTTTTCGGCTCGTCCCCTACGGATTCCGGATCACCATTCTCGAACACCACAGATCTTTTTCTCCGACAACATCCTCTCCTCAATTTTCCGAATCGAAAGAACCGGAACCTCCAACATCCTTTCAACACCTCATGACACAGCCCTCCCCGCTCATTCTTCCCCGGTTTTACCATGCTACATGGGCACTTTTTCAGGAACTGGCCTTCGAACATACAGCCCAATCCATTCAACCGGTTGAGCTGGAGTTTGGGACATCCGAAGGCTTAACAGAGACGCTATCCAACCCGCACGGAATTACGACTCTTCATCCCATGATCCGACTCGCCGGCTTTCGTGGCCTTCCCTGGGCTGATCGATGGCGTTTGATAAATTTTTTAGAAAAAAAATGGGAAGATCCCCATTCACCGGACCACCACCCTGACATGCTCACAGTTGAATCCTGGCTGAATTCGACTCAACAATCGACTCTTGCCCGGCAACGTATCTGGAACCCATTTTGTCGATTATTTTTAGGATGTGATGTGGCCCAGGCATCGCTCGAGTATTTTCTTGAGGTACTCTCGCGATTCTGGTTATCCAAACCCAATGGACCAGAGACATTTCTAGCCTCACCTGACATGCTCGACCATCTACAACAACAGCTTAAAGGAGTCTTACTTGGAAAAGGCGTGACGTTTTATCCCTTAAATGAAATCACCCTCATTCAAGCCGACACGGAACGCATCCAAGCCATTGTCCTGGATAAGGGCGAACGTCTCACCGCTGACATCTACGTCTCGCCTCTCTCCCCTCCAGAGCTTCTTCGACTCTTGCCGGAAAGAGCCCCGGCTCGTTTTTCTTCTTTTTCCCATTTGGCTCACCTGCAGGAATCCTCAGGAACAACGGTCCGATTCACCCTGAACGACACATTCCTTCCTCCTCGCCTTATCCTCAACTCCGGTGTATTTGATTGGATAACCAGCCAGGCCGTTCGGAATGCTGATGGCGCCAGGACATCGATCACGGGCATTAACCTTACCCCTTCCCCATCCTCAGGACATACCGACGACTGGCTGAAAGAAACAGTCTGGCCTCATATCAAAAACATGCTTCACATTTCTCCTGAGCAATCCTTCCCGTCCGGTAAGCCACCCGTCACGTACTCAGCTTACCCCTATCTTCCTTGCCTGGCAGGTTTCCGCACATTTCGCCCTCTGCCCCACACGCCCATTCCTAATCTCTTTCTTGCCGGCCCCTGGACGGCCAGCCTCCTCCCTCCTTCTCTAGAAAGCACCGTCTTGAGTGCCTCTGCCTGTGCAAGGGCTGTGACTGAATGGGTTCAGACCTCTTCACATTGA
- the hpnD gene encoding presqualene diphosphate synthase HpnD, translating into MKPMTPIEAQTFCTKYTKESGSNFYYSFLFLPQQRREAMYTIYAFCKMVDSAVDEPAPGSHPIEEVRKWRQELTATYQGHPTQPVTTSLAAHLQTFDIPEALLQELISGVEMDLTTNRFASFADLYQYCYRVASVVGLICLKIFQTQSPAAEDYAVNLGLAFQLTNILRDLKGDAEQNRIYLPLEDLQRFGYPEEALLGQQESPALVELVKFECERAHTYYRQAQEILQTLPPTDQKSLVVSEIMRGVYSRILTQLEDQHYQVFGPRIRVAPIQRLGIAANIWIRSFLSHNIAPSV; encoded by the coding sequence ATGAAGCCGATGACTCCTATTGAAGCGCAGACGTTCTGCACAAAATATACGAAAGAAAGTGGCAGCAATTTCTATTACTCTTTTCTGTTCCTGCCACAGCAGCGGCGGGAAGCGATGTATACCATTTATGCCTTTTGCAAAATGGTGGATAGCGCGGTTGATGAACCGGCACCGGGAAGCCATCCCATCGAAGAAGTCCGCAAATGGCGACAAGAATTGACGGCCACCTATCAAGGCCACCCGACCCAACCGGTCACGACGAGCCTCGCCGCCCACCTACAGACCTTCGATATTCCGGAAGCACTCCTTCAAGAATTAATTTCTGGCGTCGAAATGGATCTGACGACCAATCGGTTTGCGTCGTTTGCCGATCTCTATCAATACTGCTACAGGGTTGCGTCGGTGGTTGGGCTCATTTGCCTCAAGATATTCCAAACCCAATCCCCTGCGGCAGAAGACTATGCGGTCAATTTGGGATTGGCGTTTCAATTAACCAATATTCTTCGCGATCTCAAAGGGGATGCCGAACAGAACCGCATCTATCTTCCGCTAGAGGACTTACAGCGATTCGGCTACCCGGAGGAAGCACTCCTGGGTCAACAAGAATCGCCAGCGCTGGTTGAACTTGTAAAATTTGAATGCGAAAGAGCTCACACCTATTACCGCCAAGCTCAAGAAATTCTCCAAACCCTTCCCCCCACCGACCAGAAGTCCCTGGTGGTTTCCGAAATCATGCGTGGGGTCTACAGCCGCATCCTCACACAACTCGAAGACCAACATTATCAGGTGTTCGGCCCACGGATTCGGGTCGCCCCCATACAACGACTCGGGATTGCCGCCAATATCTGGATTCGGTCATTTCTCTCCCATAACATTGCCCCATCAGTGTGA
- a CDS encoding secondary thiamine-phosphate synthase enzyme YjbQ, translated as MKSYREELWFQTKERREFRNITPQVERVVQQSGIQEGFVLVNAMHITASVYINDDEPGLLHDYEQFLERLIPQTGTYRHNLTGEDNGDAHIKRQIMGREVVVAITNGRLDFGPWEQIFYAEFDGRRRKRVLVKIIGE; from the coding sequence ATGAAATCGTATCGAGAAGAACTCTGGTTTCAGACCAAAGAACGAAGGGAATTTCGGAATATTACCCCTCAGGTGGAACGTGTGGTACAACAGAGTGGGATTCAAGAGGGATTTGTCTTGGTGAATGCCATGCATATCACCGCGAGCGTCTACATTAATGACGATGAACCCGGATTGCTACATGATTATGAACAGTTTCTTGAGCGTCTGATTCCGCAGACGGGAACGTATCGGCACAACCTCACCGGAGAGGACAATGGTGACGCACATATCAAACGCCAAATCATGGGCCGGGAAGTTGTCGTGGCTATCACCAATGGACGCTTGGACTTTGGTCCTTGGGAACAAATCTTTTACGCGGAATTTGATGGCAGACGTCGGAAGCGGGTGTTGGTGAAGATCATTGGAGAGTAA